From the Chitinivibrionia bacterium genome, the window CGGAAAGCCAAATCAGAGACGTGGACTTTGCAAACCAAACGTCAAGATTTACAACGAACCAGATTCTTACGCAATCTGCAACGTCGATGTTGGCTCAGGCAAACGCTTCTACTCAAGGGGTATTGTCGCTTCTTCGA encodes:
- a CDS encoding flagellin; protein product: ESQIRDVDFANQTSRFTTNQILTQSATSMLAQANASTQGVLSLLR